One genomic segment of Culturomica massiliensis includes these proteins:
- a CDS encoding LptE family protein, translated as MKYFKPLVFTLFIILCCDSCKLAKVSYNMTGGSLNPDIKTFSVDYFPNKALLVVPYLSTLFTEKLQTYMRTKTSLKEVTDNNGDIRFEGQIVGYNQRPIDIQRDEVATNNRLTIEIQVKYTNTKDDKFDFNTRFSNYKDYGIDEDFNSIEESLINEILDKIIDDIYNKAIVNW; from the coding sequence ATGAAATACTTTAAGCCTCTCGTTTTCACGCTATTTATTATCCTCTGTTGCGATTCATGCAAATTAGCAAAGGTGAGTTACAACATGACAGGCGGTTCATTGAACCCTGATATCAAAACATTCTCCGTAGACTATTTCCCCAATAAAGCATTACTCGTAGTACCTTACCTGAGTACCCTATTTACGGAGAAACTACAAACTTACATGCGTACCAAAACGAGTCTCAAAGAGGTCACAGACAACAACGGCGACATCCGCTTTGAAGGTCAGATTGTCGGATATAACCAACGTCCTATAGACATCCAACGGGACGAGGTAGCAACCAACAACCGCCTGACTATTGAAATACAGGTAAAATATACCAATACGAAAGACGATAAATTCGACTTCAATACCCGCTTTTCCAATTACAAGGATTATGGTATTGACGAAGACTTCAATTCCATAGAAGAAAGTCTGATCAATGAAATCCTTGATAAAATCATTGACGATATATATAATAAAGCCATCGTAAACTGGTAA
- a CDS encoding bifunctional riboflavin kinase/FAD synthetase, with amino-acid sequence MQVHYGLENIRIEKPVVTIGSFDGVHKGHVQVIEGLRRCARKLQGESVIISFDPHPREVLYPLEKRPGILTTLDEKIKILSEYGIQHLIVLKFTEELANLTYDDFVKHILVDKIGIAGLVVGYDHRFGKDREGDFEALKILAGKYHFHIEQEEVCVTREVNISSTKIRTALELGDVGLVKALLGYDYPISGIVVHGDKIGRQMGFPTANINVSDHRKLLPAAGVYAAHVYIDGETYEGMLNVGVRPTVSTSGIVRLEVHIFDFDRDIYGAGITVTVLERIRGERKFENTGELQLQLQKDKEAVLRLKNEG; translated from the coding sequence ATGCAAGTTCATTACGGATTAGAAAATATACGTATCGAGAAACCGGTTGTGACGATCGGAAGTTTCGATGGGGTACATAAAGGGCATGTGCAGGTGATTGAGGGTTTGAGACGTTGTGCCCGGAAGTTGCAGGGTGAATCGGTAATCATCAGTTTTGATCCCCATCCCCGGGAAGTTCTTTACCCTTTAGAAAAGCGTCCCGGTATTTTGACGACCTTGGATGAAAAGATAAAGATATTGTCCGAATACGGCATTCAGCATTTGATCGTTTTAAAATTCACGGAAGAACTGGCTAATTTGACGTATGATGATTTTGTCAAACATATATTGGTGGATAAGATCGGTATCGCCGGTTTGGTTGTGGGATACGACCATCGTTTCGGAAAGGACCGGGAAGGTGATTTTGAGGCATTGAAGATTTTAGCCGGAAAATATCATTTTCACATAGAACAGGAAGAGGTTTGTGTTACCCGGGAAGTCAATATCAGTTCCACCAAGATCCGGACGGCTTTGGAATTGGGGGATGTCGGTTTGGTGAAGGCTTTGCTTGGTTATGACTATCCTATCAGCGGGATTGTCGTACACGGTGATAAAATCGGACGGCAGATGGGCTTCCCCACAGCGAATATAAATGTAAGTGACCATCGGAAACTATTGCCCGCAGCAGGTGTATATGCGGCTCATGTATACATAGACGGGGAAACATACGAAGGAATGCTTAATGTCGGTGTCCGCCCGACAGTCAGCACCTCGGGTATTGTCCGCCTGGAAGTGCATATTTTTGATTTTGACCGGGATATTTACGGAGCCGGTATTACGGTGACTGTATTGGAACGGATCCGGGGAGAGCGGAAATTCGAAAATACCGGCGAGTTACAACTTCAGTTGCAGAAAGACAAAGAAGCCGTTTTAAGGCTGAAAAATGAGGGTTGA
- a CDS encoding DcaP family trimeric outer membrane transporter codes for MRKIFALILLTFIAVALCRPVKAQKINVASISEKKDLHNFYKMMKEAFPLAYNDPAAPRFIFFDNDRRFVFGIGGYVQATGVYDFNGVEDYNFFTTSAIAPKGHQAGSSFGMTVNQSRIFFKLVGDTDRGRLVSYIEMQFEGPSNTPKLNQAFVQFKGFLVGQAWSTFCDMPAVPTTIDQEGPSSSIEVRQPQVRYTHKFNDKWQASLALEYAVPDYTNQADNYTANIRQRIPDIPLVAKYTFKNGGHLQGGAILRNIYYKDNVRDKDKVVTGWGTTLSGVIPMCQKTSFMFQGVYGKAIANYIQDISDLGYDLIPNPDKNGRLKASAMWGFFAAVQQNWTPDLYSTLTYSYARMENIGDLASTNYKYAQYAGVNLLWNFTEYGTTGIEYVFGRRNNFDKNYGNANRINAMLQYRF; via the coding sequence ATGAGAAAAATTTTTGCACTGATTTTACTGACATTTATCGCTGTTGCTCTCTGCCGTCCGGTAAAAGCGCAGAAAATAAATGTAGCATCTATCTCTGAAAAAAAGGATCTGCATAATTTTTACAAAATGATGAAAGAAGCTTTTCCTTTAGCCTATAATGATCCGGCAGCTCCCCGTTTTATCTTTTTTGACAACGACAGACGTTTTGTTTTCGGTATTGGAGGTTATGTACAGGCAACCGGAGTATATGATTTCAACGGAGTGGAAGACTACAACTTTTTCACAACTTCGGCCATTGCCCCCAAAGGCCATCAGGCCGGTTCCAGTTTCGGCATGACCGTCAATCAATCCCGGATTTTCTTCAAATTAGTCGGCGATACAGACCGGGGACGTTTGGTGTCTTACATCGAAATGCAGTTTGAAGGACCGTCAAATACACCCAAATTAAACCAGGCCTTCGTTCAGTTTAAAGGTTTTTTGGTAGGGCAAGCCTGGAGTACTTTCTGTGACATGCCCGCCGTTCCGACCACGATCGACCAGGAAGGTCCCTCAAGCAGCATAGAAGTCAGACAACCCCAGGTCCGGTATACTCACAAATTCAACGATAAATGGCAGGCATCCCTGGCTCTGGAATACGCTGTCCCGGATTATACAAATCAGGCAGATAATTATACGGCCAATATACGCCAACGGATTCCGGATATCCCATTGGTAGCCAAATATACCTTCAAAAACGGAGGACATTTACAGGGAGGTGCTATTCTACGGAATATCTACTACAAAGACAATGTCCGGGACAAAGACAAAGTTGTCACCGGATGGGGTACAACTTTAAGCGGAGTCATTCCGATGTGCCAAAAAACAAGTTTTATGTTCCAGGGGGTATACGGTAAAGCCATAGCCAATTACATACAGGACATCAGCGACCTCGGTTACGACCTGATCCCGAATCCGGATAAAAACGGACGTCTGAAAGCGTCCGCCATGTGGGGATTTTTTGCCGCTGTACAACAAAACTGGACACCGGATTTATATTCGACATTGACCTACAGTTATGCACGCATGGAAAACATTGGCGACCTGGCTTCCACCAATTACAAATATGCCCAATATGCCGGCGTGAATTTACTTTGGAATTTTACAGAATACGGAACAACCGGTATCGAATATGTTTTCGGCCGCCGCAACAATTTCGACAAGAACTACGGTAATGCCAATCGTATCAATGCCATGTTGCAATACCGGTTCTAA
- a CDS encoding glycine--tRNA ligase: MAQEDVFKKLVAHCKEYGFVFPSSDIYDGLGAVYDYGQYGVELKNNIKRYWWESMVRLHENIVGIDSAIFMHPTIWKASGHVDAFNDPLIDNKDSKKRYRADVLIEDQIAKYEDKIEKDVEKARKRFGEKFDETLFRQTNPQILEHARKKEALHERMADALNANDLNELRQIILDEKIVCPISGTCNWTEVRQFNLMFSTEMGSTADGASKIYLRPETAQGIFVNFLNVQKTGRMKIPFGIAQIGKAFRNEIVARQFIFRMREFEQMEMQFFVRPGSELEWFKKWKETRMKWHQLLGFGAENYRFHDHEKLAHYANAASDIEYRFPFGFKEVEGIHSRTDFDLSQHQKFSGKKIQYFDTELNESYVPYVVETSIGVDRMFLQIVSAAYCEEDLSKDGKQDSRVVMRLPAALAPVKMAIMPLVKKDGLPEKAQQIMDLLKYDFNCQYDEKDSIGKRYRRQDAIGTPFCITIDYQTVEDNTVTIRNRDTMEQDRVTIDSLFGILKEKCDIQTLLRKITD, from the coding sequence ATGGCACAAGAAGACGTTTTTAAAAAATTAGTAGCCCACTGCAAGGAATATGGATTTGTATTTCCGTCATCGGATATTTACGACGGGCTGGGTGCTGTGTATGACTATGGCCAGTACGGTGTGGAACTGAAAAACAATATCAAACGGTATTGGTGGGAATCCATGGTCCGGTTACACGAAAACATTGTAGGAATCGATTCTGCCATTTTTATGCATCCGACAATCTGGAAAGCATCCGGACACGTAGATGCTTTTAATGATCCGTTGATCGACAATAAAGATTCGAAGAAAAGATACCGGGCCGATGTATTGATAGAAGATCAGATAGCCAAATACGAGGATAAAATTGAAAAAGACGTCGAAAAAGCACGGAAACGCTTCGGAGAAAAATTCGACGAAACATTATTCCGCCAAACCAATCCGCAAATATTGGAACATGCAAGGAAAAAAGAGGCACTACACGAGCGGATGGCTGATGCTTTAAATGCGAATGATTTGAATGAACTACGGCAGATCATCCTCGATGAAAAAATTGTCTGCCCGATTTCAGGCACCTGTAACTGGACGGAAGTACGCCAGTTCAACCTGATGTTCTCCACCGAAATGGGTTCGACAGCAGACGGTGCCAGCAAAATATATCTACGTCCGGAAACAGCGCAGGGTATTTTTGTAAATTTCCTGAATGTTCAGAAAACCGGCCGTATGAAAATACCTTTCGGTATTGCACAAATCGGTAAGGCTTTCCGGAATGAAATCGTCGCCCGTCAATTTATATTCCGGATGCGCGAATTCGAACAAATGGAAATGCAATTTTTCGTACGTCCGGGCTCGGAACTCGAATGGTTCAAAAAATGGAAGGAAACACGTATGAAATGGCACCAGCTACTCGGTTTCGGTGCAGAAAACTATCGTTTTCACGACCACGAAAAATTGGCACATTACGCCAATGCGGCTTCGGATATCGAATACCGTTTCCCGTTCGGATTCAAGGAAGTAGAGGGTATCCATTCCCGTACCGATTTCGACTTGTCCCAACATCAAAAATTTTCCGGTAAAAAGATTCAATACTTCGATACCGAACTGAATGAATCTTATGTACCTTACGTTGTCGAAACCTCCATCGGAGTAGACCGTATGTTCTTGCAAATTGTTTCTGCTGCATACTGCGAAGAAGACTTAAGCAAAGACGGCAAACAGGATTCGCGGGTCGTTATGCGCCTTCCGGCAGCTTTGGCACCGGTAAAAATGGCCATCATGCCATTGGTCAAAAAAGACGGTCTGCCGGAAAAGGCACAGCAAATCATGGACTTGTTGAAATACGACTTCAACTGCCAATACGATGAAAAAGACTCCATCGGCAAACGCTACCGCCGTCAGGATGCTATCGGTACGCCATTTTGTATTACCATCGACTACCAAACCGTAGAAGACAATACGGTAACCATCCGCAACCGCGATACCATGGAACAAGATCGTGTAACCATCGACAGCCTATTCGGTATTCTCAAAGAAAAGTGCGACATCCAAACGCTGCTGCGTAAAATCACAGACTAA
- a CDS encoding Na/Pi cotransporter family protein has protein sequence MDYGLFDFLKLIGSLGVFLFGMKLMSEALQKVAGNKMRQILSAMTSNRVKGVITGILITAIIQSSSATTVMVVSFVNAGLLSLIESIGVIMGANVGTTVTAWLISILGFKISMAEISLPLIGLCLPLLFSGKRSRKSWGELIIGFGLLFIGLEFLKNAMPDLHKNPEIFTFLKEYTDMGYASYILFMLIGTVLTILIQSSSATMALTLVMCANGWISFEIAASMVLGENIGTTVTANLAAVVANTTAKRAALAHFVFNFFGVLWVLAIFPIFLNWIEQLCIFLGIGNPATNASSVPMALSLFHTVFNITNVLILIWFTRFIARIVTKLIPIRETTEDAFSLKHIKIGLLSTPDASLFQAKEEITLYGKNTLSMFRKVIECLDLPAKDFAKPFEYLVKLEDESDNIEVEIANYLTKVSESKLTTENSQRVRAMFKIVSEIESIADSSLNVAKAINRRNDQKVTFPEELTVKLKHMFSLVDETLVTMCKNLATEYRDVNAKKAYELEHAINDYRTILQQEHLLAIEEKRYDYPTGILYNDIFAECEKIGDYAINVTQAIKEIGHE, from the coding sequence ATGGATTACGGACTTTTCGATTTTTTAAAGCTAATTGGTTCACTGGGGGTATTCCTCTTTGGAATGAAATTGATGAGTGAGGCCCTACAGAAAGTAGCTGGTAATAAAATGCGCCAAATTCTATCGGCTATGACCTCTAACCGGGTAAAAGGAGTAATCACCGGTATACTGATTACAGCTATTATCCAGAGTAGCTCGGCCACCACTGTTATGGTTGTCAGCTTTGTAAATGCCGGATTATTGAGTTTGATCGAATCGATCGGAGTAATCATGGGTGCCAACGTAGGTACAACTGTAACGGCCTGGCTGATCTCCATTTTAGGTTTTAAAATCAGCATGGCAGAAATATCTTTACCCCTGATCGGTCTTTGCCTGCCTCTATTATTCTCCGGAAAGCGTTCCCGGAAAAGCTGGGGAGAGTTGATTATCGGCTTCGGCTTGCTATTCATCGGCTTGGAATTTTTAAAAAATGCCATGCCCGATCTGCATAAAAATCCGGAAATATTCACATTCTTAAAAGAATATACGGACATGGGCTACGCCTCTTATATTCTTTTCATGTTAATCGGTACGGTACTGACAATCCTGATACAATCTTCTTCCGCAACAATGGCACTGACTTTGGTCATGTGTGCCAATGGCTGGATTAGCTTTGAAATCGCAGCTTCGATGGTATTGGGAGAAAACATCGGTACCACAGTAACAGCTAATCTGGCAGCCGTCGTCGCCAATACGACGGCCAAACGGGCGGCACTTGCCCATTTTGTATTCAATTTCTTCGGAGTCCTTTGGGTATTGGCTATATTCCCCATTTTTTTGAATTGGATCGAACAATTGTGTATATTTCTGGGTATCGGTAACCCGGCCACGAATGCCAGTTCCGTCCCGATGGCACTCTCCCTGTTCCACACCGTATTCAACATCACCAATGTTTTGATTTTAATCTGGTTTACCCGATTTATCGCACGGATCGTAACCAAATTGATTCCCATACGGGAAACCACAGAAGATGCTTTCAGTCTGAAACACATCAAAATCGGATTACTTTCTACCCCGGATGCCTCTTTATTCCAGGCTAAAGAAGAAATCACACTTTACGGTAAAAACACCTTATCCATGTTTCGTAAAGTAATAGAATGTCTCGATCTTCCCGCCAAGGATTTCGCTAAACCATTCGAATATTTGGTAAAACTGGAAGACGAGAGCGATAACATTGAAGTTGAAATTGCCAATTATTTGACAAAAGTTTCCGAATCCAAGCTGACAACCGAAAACTCACAGCGTGTCCGGGCCATGTTTAAAATCGTATCCGAAATCGAAAGCATTGCCGACTCTTCTCTGAACGTAGCCAAAGCCATCAACCGCCGGAATGACCAAAAAGTGACTTTCCCGGAAGAACTGACAGTAAAACTGAAACACATGTTCAGCCTGGTAGATGAAACATTGGTAACCATGTGTAAAAACCTGGCGACGGAATACAGGGACGTAAATGCTAAAAAGGCTTACGAACTGGAACATGCCATCAATGACTACCGGACGATACTGCAACAGGAACATTTGCTTGCAATTGAAGAAAAACGCTATGATTATCCGACAGGGATACTTTACAACGACATTTTCGCCGAATGTGAAAAAATCGGGGATTATGCAATCAATGTTACCCAGGCAATCAAAGAAATCGGACATGAATAA
- the secG gene encoding preprotein translocase subunit SecG: protein MYTAISVLIVIVCILLILIVLVQNSKGGGLASSFAASNQIMGVRKTTDFLEKATWTLAGAMLLLCVIAALAIPRDEVGGKSAIQEQVQNAPANQVIPSFTTQPQNNDNGTTSGGETTPTEEPQQ from the coding sequence ATGTATACTGCAATTTCAGTTTTAATCGTAATAGTCTGCATTTTACTAATTTTAATCGTATTAGTACAAAATTCAAAAGGCGGTGGTTTAGCCTCTTCTTTTGCTGCCTCCAATCAAATTATGGGTGTAAGAAAAACAACCGATTTTTTGGAAAAGGCAACCTGGACATTAGCTGGTGCGATGTTGCTATTATGTGTAATAGCCGCTTTAGCTATTCCGAGAGACGAAGTAGGAGGTAAATCCGCTATTCAGGAACAAGTTCAAAATGCTCCGGCAAATCAGGTAATTCCTTCTTTTACCACTCAACCGCAAAACAATGATAACGGTACGACCTCCGGAGGTGAAACGACACCGACCGAAGAACCGCAACAATAA
- the groL gene encoding chaperonin GroEL (60 kDa chaperone family; promotes refolding of misfolded polypeptides especially under stressful conditions; forms two stacked rings of heptamers to form a barrel-shaped 14mer; ends can be capped by GroES; misfolded proteins enter the barrel where they are refolded when GroES binds) yields the protein MAKEIKFNIEARDLMKKGVDELADAVKVTLGPKGRNVVIEKKFGAPHITKDGVTVAKEIELADPYANIGAQMVKEVASKTGDDAGDGTTTATILAQSIINVGLKNVTAGANPMELKRGIEKAVAAVVKHLESQKEVVGNNFEKIRQVGRISANGDETIGNLIAEAMEKVGIEGVITVEEAKGTETEVKTVGGMQFDRGYISPYFVTDSEKMTVEFENPYILLYDKKISSMKELLPVLEPVAQSGRALLIIAEDVESEALATLVVNRLRGSLKIAAVKAPGFGDRRKEMLEDIAILTGGVVTSEDKGLKLENLTIDMLGRADKITIDKENTTIVKGAGKKEFIQERIEQIKKLIENSTSDYDKEKLKERLAKLSGGVAVLYVGAASEVEMKEKKDRIDDALHATRAASEEGIVPGGGVAYIRAQATLDGLKGETEDEQTGIEIIKRAIEEPLRQIAYNAGVEGAVVVQKVREGKGDFGYNARKDVYEDLKKAGVIDPKKVTRVALENAASIAGMFLTTECVLVEEKKDEPAAPAMGGGMPGMM from the coding sequence ATGGCAAAAGAAATAAAATTCAATATCGAAGCCCGGGACCTGATGAAAAAAGGTGTCGACGAATTAGCAGATGCAGTAAAAGTAACTCTCGGCCCGAAAGGACGCAACGTTGTGATTGAAAAAAAATTCGGAGCTCCGCATATCACTAAAGACGGCGTGACTGTTGCCAAAGAAATCGAGTTAGCTGATCCGTATGCAAATATCGGAGCCCAAATGGTAAAAGAAGTTGCCTCCAAAACCGGTGACGATGCCGGAGACGGTACGACAACAGCTACCATCCTGGCTCAATCCATCATCAATGTAGGATTGAAAAACGTTACAGCCGGAGCCAATCCGATGGAATTGAAAAGAGGTATAGAAAAAGCGGTTGCTGCTGTAGTTAAGCATTTGGAGAGCCAAAAAGAAGTTGTAGGCAACAATTTTGAGAAAATCCGTCAGGTAGGCCGTATTTCAGCCAATGGGGACGAAACCATCGGTAATTTAATCGCTGAAGCGATGGAAAAAGTAGGCATCGAAGGTGTTATCACCGTAGAGGAAGCCAAAGGTACCGAGACTGAAGTAAAAACCGTAGGGGGTATGCAATTCGACCGGGGCTATATTTCTCCGTATTTCGTAACCGACAGTGAAAAAATGACGGTTGAATTTGAAAATCCGTATATTTTACTTTACGATAAGAAAATCTCTTCCATGAAGGAATTGCTTCCTGTTCTGGAACCCGTTGCTCAATCCGGCCGTGCTTTATTGATCATCGCTGAAGATGTTGAAAGCGAAGCATTGGCAACCCTGGTTGTCAACCGTTTGAGAGGTTCTTTGAAAATCGCCGCAGTAAAAGCACCGGGATTCGGTGACCGCCGGAAAGAAATGCTGGAAGACATCGCTATTTTAACCGGTGGCGTTGTAACCTCTGAAGACAAAGGTTTAAAGCTGGAAAACCTGACAATAGACATGTTAGGACGTGCCGACAAAATTACAATCGACAAAGAAAATACGACTATCGTAAAAGGGGCCGGTAAAAAAGAATTCATTCAGGAAAGAATTGAACAAATCAAAAAATTGATTGAAAATTCAACTTCTGACTACGATAAAGAAAAACTGAAAGAACGTTTGGCTAAATTGTCAGGAGGTGTAGCCGTACTGTATGTAGGAGCTGCTTCTGAAGTGGAAATGAAAGAAAAGAAAGACCGCATTGACGATGCTTTACATGCCACCCGTGCTGCCAGCGAAGAAGGTATCGTACCGGGAGGTGGTGTAGCTTACATCCGCGCACAGGCTACTTTGGATGGTTTGAAAGGAGAAACGGAAGATGAGCAAACCGGTATTGAAATCATCAAACGTGCTATCGAAGAACCGTTACGCCAGATTGCTTACAATGCCGGAGTAGAAGGTGCTGTTGTCGTACAAAAAGTACGTGAAGGCAAAGGCGATTTCGGATACAACGCCCGCAAGGATGTATACGAAGATCTGAAAAAAGCCGGTGTGATCGATCCGAAGAAAGTAACCCGTGTGGCTTTGGAAAACGCTGCTTCTATCGCCGGAATGTTCCTGACAACGGAATGTGTACTGGTTGAAGAGAAAAAAGACGAACCCGCAGCACCTGCAATGGGTGGCGGAATGCCGGGGATGATGTAA
- a CDS encoding co-chaperone GroES: MTLKTVLNKVIVEPAEAETVTKGGIIIPDTALEKPQKGTIIATGQGKADEPMELKAGDTVLFGKYSGTEIHIDDKKYLVMNQSDILVVL, encoded by the coding sequence ATGACACTGAAGACTGTACTTAACAAAGTAATTGTTGAGCCTGCTGAAGCAGAAACGGTAACCAAAGGGGGAATCATCATTCCCGATACCGCATTGGAAAAACCACAAAAAGGTACGATTATCGCAACCGGCCAGGGTAAAGCAGACGAGCCTATGGAGCTAAAAGCTGGTGACACGGTATTATTCGGAAAATATTCCGGAACGGAAATTCATATCGATGACAAGAAATACCTGGTCATGAACCAATCTGACATCCTGGTAGTTCTATAA
- a CDS encoding Na/Pi cotransporter family protein: MDYGIFELLKLIGSLALFLYGMKLLSESLQKLAGNKMRQILTAMTSNRVTGVLTGLIITALIQSSSATTVMVVSFVNAGLLDLVGSIGVILGANVGTTVTSWMVAILGLGKFSMSDLALPIIGCTLPLLFSKKRSRKNWGEMFIGFGLLFLALRFLQESMPSNIHDYPGVGEFIQQISFLGFRSWMIFLFIGAALTTLFQSSSATVALTLVICSKGWIGYEDAAAMIMGENIGTTITANLAATVANVQAKRAALAHFIINVFGVVWLFVIFTPFLHFIGDLCVTLHISKYNPIYSDPRLLTEAFSPEARAGVTASINMAMPLVLSLFNTLAKGINVALLIWFTKFIARLVSRIIPPKTGEDTFKLKHIKIGMLSTPDASLFQAKQEICHYGQNTLEMFHKMVRAFSMSRNEYEKEFDQLLKLEDESDQVEIEIADYLTMVSESKLSTENSQRVRAMFKIVSEIESVADSILNVSKAIYRRNEQGVVFPEDLSNKLKHMFSLVDESIVIMCQNLTTEYTQVNAKKAYEIEDAINSYRTILKQEHLLAIEEKRYDYSTGILYNDMFSECEKIGDYTINVTQSIKEIGHED, from the coding sequence ATGGATTATGGAATCTTCGAATTGCTGAAGCTGATCGGATCATTAGCATTGTTCCTTTATGGAATGAAGTTGCTGAGCGAATCTCTCCAAAAGCTGGCTGGCAATAAAATGCGCCAGATTTTGACAGCAATGACTTCTAACCGTGTCACAGGTGTCCTTACCGGCTTAATTATCACGGCTCTTATCCAAAGTTCTTCGGCGACCACCGTAATGGTTGTTAGTTTTGTAAATGCCGGCTTGCTTGATTTAGTCGGTTCTATTGGTGTAATTTTAGGTGCGAATGTAGGGACGACCGTAACGAGCTGGATGGTAGCTATCCTGGGGTTGGGCAAATTCAGCATGAGTGATCTGGCATTACCGATTATCGGCTGTACACTGCCGCTGCTGTTTTCAAAGAAGCGCTCCCGAAAAAACTGGGGGGAAATGTTTATCGGCTTCGGTCTGTTATTTCTAGCTCTGCGCTTTTTACAGGAAAGTATGCCGTCGAATATCCACGATTATCCGGGTGTCGGTGAGTTTATCCAACAGATCAGTTTTCTGGGATTCCGGTCGTGGATGATCTTTCTGTTTATCGGAGCTGCCTTAACAACACTTTTCCAGTCCTCCTCTGCAACGGTTGCACTGACACTGGTTATCTGTTCCAAAGGGTGGATCGGGTACGAAGATGCTGCAGCCATGATTATGGGAGAAAATATCGGGACGACAATTACAGCCAATCTGGCGGCAACAGTGGCCAACGTCCAGGCTAAACGGGCAGCCCTCGCTCATTTTATAATCAATGTATTCGGAGTTGTCTGGCTCTTTGTCATTTTCACTCCTTTTCTCCACTTTATCGGCGATTTATGCGTTACCCTCCATATCTCAAAATACAACCCCATCTATTCCGATCCCCGGCTGCTGACCGAAGCATTCTCACCGGAAGCCCGAGCCGGAGTCACCGCCTCCATCAACATGGCTATGCCGCTTGTCCTCTCCCTTTTCAACACATTAGCCAAAGGAATCAATGTCGCTCTGTTAATCTGGTTCACCAAATTCATCGCCCGCCTAGTAAGCCGTATCATACCTCCGAAGACAGGAGAAGATACATTCAAGCTAAAACATATTAAAATCGGAATGCTTTCGACACCGGATGCGTCGTTATTCCAAGCCAAGCAGGAAATATGCCATTACGGACAAAACACCCTGGAAATGTTTCACAAAATGGTACGGGCATTCAGTATGTCCCGTAACGAATATGAAAAAGAATTCGATCAGTTGCTAAAACTGGAAGATGAAAGCGACCAGGTCGAGATCGAAATTGCCGATTACCTGACGATGGTATCGGAATCCAAGCTTTCGACAGAAAACTCACAACGTGTCCGGGCCATGTTCAAAATCGTATCCGAAATCGAAAGTGTGGCCGACTCTATATTAAATGTATCTAAAGCCATATACCGCCGCAATGAGCAAGGCGTTGTCTTTCCGGAGGACTTAAGCAACAAACTGAAGCATATGTTCTCCCTGGTCGATGAATCGATCGTTATCATGTGTCAGAATCTAACGACAGAATATACCCAGGTAAATGCCAAAAAAGCGTATGAAATTGAAGACGCGATCAATAGTTACCGCACAATTCTGAAACAGGAACATTTATTGGCCATCGAAGAAAAACGATACGATTACTCAACGGGTATCTTATATAATGACATGTTTTCCGAATGTGAAAAAATCGGGGATTACACAATAAATGTAACACAATCAATCAAAGAAATTGGGCACGAAGATTAA